In Nostoc sp. UHCC 0926, a single genomic region encodes these proteins:
- a CDS encoding Uma2 family endonuclease: MTSLLPSSQPTEVFYPSSDGEPLAESYVHLYALLATLEVLRQYLLGRQATVLSNQFLYYAQGFPRLRVAPDVMVIFNVAPGGRDNYKIWEEGQVPVVIFEMTSEGPKNQDTGFKKTLYEQLGVLEYWLFDPKGEWIKEQLQGYRLRGEVYEPITDSRCEPLQLRLQIEGQLIGFYREDTGEKLLIPEELVEALKQERLAREQAQLQVERLKEHLRSLGVDPDTI, from the coding sequence ATGACTAGCCTCTTACCCAGTTCTCAACCAACAGAAGTTTTTTACCCTAGCTCGGATGGTGAACCTTTGGCAGAAAGTTATGTTCACTTATATGCTCTACTGGCAACTTTAGAAGTATTGAGGCAATATTTGCTGGGTAGGCAAGCAACGGTTTTGAGTAACCAGTTTCTCTACTATGCTCAGGGTTTTCCGAGGTTACGCGTAGCTCCAGATGTAATGGTGATTTTTAATGTTGCTCCCGGAGGTAGGGATAATTACAAGATATGGGAAGAGGGACAAGTGCCTGTAGTAATCTTTGAAATGACCTCGGAGGGCCCTAAAAACCAGGACACGGGTTTCAAGAAGACGCTGTATGAGCAGTTAGGGGTACTGGAATACTGGTTATTTGACCCTAAGGGAGAGTGGATTAAAGAGCAATTGCAAGGGTATCGGCTGCGAGGCGAGGTGTATGAGCCAATTACAGATAGTCGATGTGAACCTTTGCAGCTGCGTTTGCAAATAGAGGGACAATTGATTGGTTTTTATCGAGAAGACACTGGGGAAAAGTTGCTGATTCCAGAGGAGTTGGTAGAGGCGCTGAAACAGGAAAGATTGGCGAGGGAACAAGCCCAGTTGCAGGTGGAAAGGTTGAAGGAACACTTACGATCGCTTGGTGTTGACCCTGATACTATTTAG